A stretch of the Zeugodacus cucurbitae isolate PBARC_wt_2022May chromosome 6, idZeuCucr1.2, whole genome shotgun sequence genome encodes the following:
- the At3g50400 gene encoding uncharacterized protein At3g50400 isoform X2, which yields MTTTLDDRTKVEIEWLKCTLFSRLLENKNFKTDNRIDGDNAGNVKLLDVQLKYIGVEEAFMLTTCYRAIIKLQQGDKSPSTTTLIVKKTPKLPQVTFDAIQFGALFSNEILAYNNILPALEEFTGHSFNVPRFYYGDLQSCSATMVLKDFGADNFRVTKQKVNLSLEHALVALKTLATFHGTGFALKHKNPAEFKRLSQSLREPRYNVEDVHPEWKMINIFSAERLEISTRKYQPQIESSFVQRYHKMIHEFILFGRKMVAPVEPVATLCHGDYLRNNIAFKYADGAEVPIDALMFDMQTVRVSSPMLDFATFLSLSTYEAVRYRHFDEIFNEYYTNLVKAFKENTKEERIPDYLSRESLLREYRRLLPYSISIASHFLMQLVEPNVAAEEMLLRELTKEEIREDTLRRGGEEVDREIAHQMKELYDLVTKHNIDIFKDFDYV from the exons ATGACGACGACACTCGACGACAGAACTAAAGTGGAGATTGAGTGGCTCAAGTGTACGCTATTTTCGCGACTTTTGgagaataaaaatttcaagaCCGACAATAGAATTGACGGTGACAACGCCGGCAATGTGAAATTGCTTGATGTACAGCTGAAATATATTGGCGTCGAAGAGGCTTTCATGTTGACCACCTGTTATCGGGCCATCATAAAGCTGCAGCAAGGCGATAAAAGTCCCAGCACCACCACACTCATTGTAAAG AAAACGCCAAAGCTGCCGCAAGTGACATTCGACGCCATACAATTCGGTGCACTTTTCAGTAACGAAATCTTAGCATACAACAATATTCTACCCGCATTAGAAGAATTTACCGGACATAGTTTCAATGTGCCACGATTCTACTACGGCGATCTGCAGAGCTGTTCAGCCACAATGGTACTAAAAGATTTTGGCGCCGACAATTTCAGAGTGACCAAGCAGAAAGTCAATCTCTCATTGGAACATGCGCTTGTTGCTT taaaaacgtTGGCCACCTTTCATGGCACCGGTTTCGCTTTGAAACACAAAAACCCCGCTGAGTTCAAACGCTTATCACAGTCGCTGAGGGAACCACGTTACAATGTGGAGGACGTGCATCCGGAATGGaaaatgataaatatatttagcgCTGAACGACTAGAGATTTCCACACGAAAGTATCAGCCACAAATTGAGTCGAGTTTCGTACAGCGTTACCATAAAATGATCCATGAGTTCATATTGTTTGGGCGAAAAATGGTGGCGCCGGTAGAACCGGTAGCAACACTATGTCACGGCGATTATCTGCGCAACAACATAGCCTTCAAATATGCCGAC GGCGCTGAAGTGCCAATTGATGCGCTCATGTTCGATATGCAAACGGTGCGAGTCTCCTCGCCAATGTTAGATTTCGCCACCTTCTTATCCTTATCCACGTATGAGGCTGTGCGTTACCGGCATTTCGACGAAATATTCAATGAGTACTACACAAATTTGGTCAAAGCATTCAAGGAGAATACTAAAGAGGAACGGATACCTGATTATTTGAG CCGTGAATCGCTTCTGCGCGAATATAGGCGTCTCTTGCCTTACAGCATCAGTATCGCGTCGCATTTCCTCATGCAATTGGTGGAGCCGAATGTTGCGGCGGAAGAAATGCTGTTGCGAGAGTTGACTAAGGAGGAAATAAGAGAGGACACTCTGCGACGAGGCGGAGAGGAGGTCGACCGTGAAATAGCTCACCAAATGAAGGAACTCTATGATCTGGTGACGAAACATAATATCGATATATTTAAGGACTTTGATTATGTGTAA
- the At3g50400 gene encoding uncharacterized protein At3g50400 isoform X1: MTTTLDDRTKVEIEWLKCTLFSRLLENKNFKTDNRIDGDNAGNVKLLDVQLKYIGVEEAFMLTTCYRAIIKLQQGDKSPSTTTLIVKKTPKLPQVTFDAIQFGALFSNEILAYNNILPALEEFTGHSFNVPRFYYGDLQSCSATMVLKDFGADNFRVTKQKVNLSLEHALVALKTLATFHGTGFALKHKNPAEFKRLSQSLREPRYNVEDVHPEWKMINIFSAERLEISTRKYQPQIESSFVQRYHKMIHEFILFGRKMVAPVEPVATLCHGDYLRNNIAFKYADVNGAEVPIDALMFDMQTVRVSSPMLDFATFLSLSTYEAVRYRHFDEIFNEYYTNLVKAFKENTKEERIPDYLSRESLLREYRRLLPYSISIASHFLMQLVEPNVAAEEMLLRELTKEEIREDTLRRGGEEVDREIAHQMKELYDLVTKHNIDIFKDFDYV, translated from the exons ATGACGACGACACTCGACGACAGAACTAAAGTGGAGATTGAGTGGCTCAAGTGTACGCTATTTTCGCGACTTTTGgagaataaaaatttcaagaCCGACAATAGAATTGACGGTGACAACGCCGGCAATGTGAAATTGCTTGATGTACAGCTGAAATATATTGGCGTCGAAGAGGCTTTCATGTTGACCACCTGTTATCGGGCCATCATAAAGCTGCAGCAAGGCGATAAAAGTCCCAGCACCACCACACTCATTGTAAAG AAAACGCCAAAGCTGCCGCAAGTGACATTCGACGCCATACAATTCGGTGCACTTTTCAGTAACGAAATCTTAGCATACAACAATATTCTACCCGCATTAGAAGAATTTACCGGACATAGTTTCAATGTGCCACGATTCTACTACGGCGATCTGCAGAGCTGTTCAGCCACAATGGTACTAAAAGATTTTGGCGCCGACAATTTCAGAGTGACCAAGCAGAAAGTCAATCTCTCATTGGAACATGCGCTTGTTGCTT taaaaacgtTGGCCACCTTTCATGGCACCGGTTTCGCTTTGAAACACAAAAACCCCGCTGAGTTCAAACGCTTATCACAGTCGCTGAGGGAACCACGTTACAATGTGGAGGACGTGCATCCGGAATGGaaaatgataaatatatttagcgCTGAACGACTAGAGATTTCCACACGAAAGTATCAGCCACAAATTGAGTCGAGTTTCGTACAGCGTTACCATAAAATGATCCATGAGTTCATATTGTTTGGGCGAAAAATGGTGGCGCCGGTAGAACCGGTAGCAACACTATGTCACGGCGATTATCTGCGCAACAACATAGCCTTCAAATATGCCGACGTAAAT GGCGCTGAAGTGCCAATTGATGCGCTCATGTTCGATATGCAAACGGTGCGAGTCTCCTCGCCAATGTTAGATTTCGCCACCTTCTTATCCTTATCCACGTATGAGGCTGTGCGTTACCGGCATTTCGACGAAATATTCAATGAGTACTACACAAATTTGGTCAAAGCATTCAAGGAGAATACTAAAGAGGAACGGATACCTGATTATTTGAG CCGTGAATCGCTTCTGCGCGAATATAGGCGTCTCTTGCCTTACAGCATCAGTATCGCGTCGCATTTCCTCATGCAATTGGTGGAGCCGAATGTTGCGGCGGAAGAAATGCTGTTGCGAGAGTTGACTAAGGAGGAAATAAGAGAGGACACTCTGCGACGAGGCGGAGAGGAGGTCGACCGTGAAATAGCTCACCAAATGAAGGAACTCTATGATCTGGTGACGAAACATAATATCGATATATTTAAGGACTTTGATTATGTGTAA
- the LOC105221202 gene encoding MIEF1 upstream open reading frame protein — protein MFQPSKQQILRLYKHLIRYGNQLQLTDKNYFLGRIRREFKEGRGISDPVQIEFNFKRGETLLRKGRIL, from the exons ATGTTTCAGCCTTCTAAGCAGCAGATACTACGCCTGTACAAGCATCTAATACGTTACGGTAATCAATTGCAACTGACAGACAAAAACTACTTCTTGGGTCGCATACGACGCGAATTCAAGGAGGGTCGTGGCATAAGCGACCCAGTGCAGATCGAGTTCAATTTCAAG cgcGGCGAAACGCTTTTGCGTAAGGGACGCATTCTGTAG
- the LOC105221201 gene encoding mitochondrial translation release factor in rescue: MLRRLIGVVAARNNVLPTNVVETGTCYRLKTTNSKIDYSKYPKLNEADLEEDFMRGSGPGGQSVNKTSNCVFLRHIPTNITIKCHTHRLASKNRTEARKLLLEKLDAHYNGENAVAAQLKILESKKSTERKRRQQKLNEMKKNWKEREQAVSDTDEKA, from the coding sequence ATGTTGCGAAGACTAATAGGAGTAGTTGCAGCTCGTAACAATGTGCTGCCCACCAATGTTGTCGAAACTGGCACTTGCTATCGCCTTAAAACCACTAACAGCAAGATAGACTATTCAAAGTATCCTAAATTAAATGAGGCCGATTTAGAGGAAGACTTTatgcgtggcagtggaccaggTGGACAATCGGTGAATAAAACTTCCAACTGTGTTTTCTTGCGACACATACCAACAAACATAACTATTAAATGTCACACGCATCGACTGGCCTCTAAGAACCGCACTGAAGCACGTAAACTTTTACTAGAAAAGTTGGATGCCCATTACAATGGAGAAAATGCTGTGGCGGCACAATTGAAAATTCTTGAATCTAAAAAATCAACGGAACGCAAGCGTAGACaacagaaattaaatgaaatgaaaaagaatTGGAAAGAACGAGAGCAAGCAGTTAGTGACACCGATGAGAAGGCGTGA
- the LOC105221200 gene encoding RING-type E3 ubiquitin-protein ligase PPIL2 — protein sequence MGKRQHQKDKMYLTYTEWSELYGGKKVESAENEHIKFKRLPFDHCCITMVPFDTPYCDVDGNVFSLEAIHAFIKTFKVNPITGKSQDAKVLIKLNFHKNADGEYHCPALFKPFTKNSHIVALATTGNVYSWEAIEQLNIKTKNWKDLIDDSPFQRKDIITIQDPHHLEKFDISRFFHIRKNMRVLSEEEQLERKDPTKRIKTMNLETRETLAQLEKDYQPPEEAPSTSKRTADKFNAAHYSTGAVAASFTSTAMAPVYNHEAAIIEDDLVKYERVKKKGYVRLQTNCGPLNFELYCDAVPRACDNFIRHCNDGYYNDTKFHRSIRNFMIQGGDPTGTGTGGTSIWGKKFDDEFKPNLSHSGRGMLSMANSGPNTNGSQFFITYRSCKHLDGKHTVFGKLVGGMDTLTQMEKIEVDNKDRPIEDIIIESVQVFIDPFKEALEELEKERAAEIEKQKQAAAEVKKQKRLNEPLKVYRQGVGKYLNLTEVKASGADNTAKHDATKKKHKSVGKGAFGDFSTW from the exons ATGGGTAAAAGACAACATCAAAAGGATAAAAT GTACCTGACGTACACGGAGTGGTCCGAACTTTATGGCGGCAAGAAAGTGGAGTCTGCGGAAAATGAGCACATCAAATTCAAGCGCCTTCCCTTTGATCATTGTTGCATTACGATGGTACCATTCGACACTCCCTACTGTGATGTTGATGGCAATGTTTTCAGTTTGGAGGCGATCCATGCATTTATCAAAACATTCAAGGTAAATCCCATTACCGGCAAATCACAAGATGCGAAAGTTTTGATAAAGTTAAATTTCCACAAAAACGCTGATGGTGAATATCATTGTCCAGCACTATTCAAaccttttacaaaaaattcacACATTGTTGCACTTGCCACAACCGGCAATGTGTACTCATGGGAGGCGATTGaacagttgaatattaaaacgaAAAATTGGAAAGATCTCATTGATGATTCACCATTTCAACGCAAAGATATTATAACCATACAAGATCCGCATCACTTGGAAAAGTTTGACATCTCACGGTTTTTCCATATACGCAAAAATATGCGTGTGCTCTCCGAGGAGGAGCAATTGGAACGTAAAGATCCCACCAAACGCATAAAAACAATGAATTTGGAAACCAGAGAAACATTAGCACAACTGGAGAAAGACTATCAACCACCGGAAGAGGCGCCAAGTACTTCCAAGCGCACCGCCGATAAATTCAATGCAGCACATTATTCTACAGGCGCAGTGGCGGCAAGTTTCACTTCCACTGCCATGGCGCCTGTTTATAATCATGAAGCGGCTATAATTGAAGATGATTTAGTGAAATATGAACGTGTAAAGAAGAAGGGTTATGTACGCCTGCAAACCAATTGTGGacctttaaattttgaattgtatTGTGATGCTGTGCCTCGTGCTTGTGATAACTTTATACGTCATTGCAATGATGGTTATTATAATGACACCAAATTTCATCGTTCAATACGAAATTTTATG ATACAAGGAGGTGATCCAACTGGAACTGGTACTGGCGGTACATCGATTTGGGGTAAAAAGTTCGATGATGAATTCAAACCCAACCTCTCTCATTCGGGTCGCGGAATGCTCTCAATGGCGAACTCTGGTCCAAATACAAATGGATCGCAGTT CTTTATAACATATCGTTCCTGCAAGCATCTAGATGGGAAACATACAGTTTTTGGGAAACTAGTTGGTGGCATGGATACTTTAACACAAATGGAAAAAATTGAAGTGGATAATAAGGATCGTCCAATTGAAGACATAATCATAGAGTCTGTACAAGTATTTATTGACCCATTCAAAGAAGCTTTAGAAGAATTGGAAAAGGAGCGTGCCGcagaaatagaaaaacaaaagcaagcCGCTGCTGAAGTCAAGAAACAGAAACGTTTGAATGAACCGCTGAAAGTCTATCGACAGGGTGTTGGTAAATATTTGAACTTAACGGAGGTGAAAGCCAGTGGTGCAGATAACACTGCGAAACATGATGCCACAAAAAAGAAGCACAAATCTGTGGGTAAAGGAGCATTCGGAGATTTTTCTACATGGTAG